The Argopecten irradians isolate NY chromosome 4, Ai_NY, whole genome shotgun sequence genome has a window encoding:
- the LOC138321160 gene encoding uncharacterized protein has protein sequence MAFSTTYHSILNNNLKCIYGSNCDTRITRSPSKLPFVSPKPRKCPETSMRKDRSLKYDEEHRVFVHRAPAFEVLSKECIKDMVNRMHRPKTRHGFTSDTKSESSTSTLTINRSLMSLSDIKSSSDRLCNQHTVSTEVRKSLTESLKLKTDTPSIKSSCPRMTMSISQRYYPRSYKNWYSSKSS, from the coding sequence ATGGCTTTCTCAACCACGTACCACAGTATCCTAAACAATAACTTGAAGTGTATATACGGCAGTAACTGTGATACAAGAATTACTCGATCGCCTTCAAAACTTCCTTTCGTATCTCCAAAACCACGCAAATGTCCTGAAACTTCAATGAGGAAGGATCGGTCACTGAAATATGATGAAGAACACCGCGTTTTTGTGCATAGAGCTCCAGCATTTGAAGTATTATCCAAAGAGTGTATAAAAGATATGGTGAATCGCATGCATCGACCGAAAACAAGGCATGGGTTTACCAGCGATACAAAATCTGAGAGCAGCACCAGTACACTAACTATAAATCGGTCTTTGATGTCACTTTCAGATATTAAGAGTTCAAGTGACAGACTTTGCAATCAGCACACGGTATCGACAGAAGTGCGGAAGTCTTTAACAGAAAGTTTAAAGCTGAAAACGGACACGCCGAGTATAAAGTCTTCCTGTCCACGTATGACCATGTCAATCAGTCAAAGGTACTATCCACGGTCGTACAAGAACTGGTACTCGAGCAAGTCATCGTAA
- the LOC138321161 gene encoding uncharacterized protein: MKASLCVLVLVALFHQGLCTCKYLQGRREHTEFGRTRYLCDFPISSNGSRAVITFEFGSKFSTSDCTECECTADGMRCCGFGINSGTPIYAPDGCHVVADGCKARVVYKSDNRTDCYSQTYGGFNRRPMNPFAGPFDQLDMFGGPGMMGPRRGQANGVEMESEGILPMLLPLLMGGMPPMGDASQPQPTGGQPPMGPLGMQNLPPLFRMMLLSSMFSS; the protein is encoded by the exons ATGAAGGCTTCACTCTGCGTCCTGGTTCTCGTGGCCTTGTTTCACCAAGGACTATGTACCTGTAAATATCTGCAGGGACGCAGGGAACACACAG AGTTCGGCCGTACTCGGTACCTATGTGACTTTCCCATTAGCAGCAATGGAAGCAGAGCAGTCATCACTTTCGAATTCGGCTCCAAGTTCTCAACCTCAGATTGTACGGAATGTGAATGTACAGCTGATGGAATGCGCTGCTGTGG TTTCGGTATAAATTCTGGGACGCCAATCTACGCTCCCGATGGCTGTCACGTAGTAGCCGACGGATGTAAAGCCCGAGTAGTATACAAGTCCGATAACCGGACCGACTGCTACTCTCAGACCTATGGCGGATTTAACCGTCGACCGATGAATCCGTTCGCCGGACCATTCGACCAATTAGATATGTTCGGTGGACCCGGTATGATGGGACCACGACGGGGCCAGGCAAACGGCGTAGAGATGGAATCTGAAGGTATCCTTCCTATGCTTTTGCCATTATTGATGGGAGGCATGCCACCAATGGGAGACGCCAGCCAACCACAACCAACTGGAGGCCAACCACCAATGGGACCATTAGGCATGCAAAATCTCCCGCCATTATTCCGTATGATGCTCTTGTCTAGCATGTTTTCAAGTTAA